One genomic segment of Micromonospora sp. WMMC415 includes these proteins:
- a CDS encoding GPP34 family phosphoprotein, translated as MLIADEFFLIAHNDIRGKAKLHPTATGLGLAGGLLGELVLHGHVTVSAGLLSIVNRRPPADALAHTVLDQLVGESQHQSVRTWLTFLAQSATTSVGERLARAGVLRRQESRRLLRTSVSYVPLDPNTAAWPATRLRVLLERSEPAPTLADALLLGLVTAAGLSREVLWSAGPRAHHRLSALVAALPPPLKELVAHTEAAVGAAVLRGVP; from the coding sequence TTGCTCATCGCCGACGAGTTCTTCCTGATCGCCCACAACGACATCCGGGGCAAGGCGAAGCTGCATCCGACCGCCACCGGCCTCGGGCTCGCCGGCGGTCTGCTCGGGGAGCTCGTCCTTCACGGACACGTCACCGTCTCCGCCGGCCTCCTCTCGATCGTCAACCGGCGTCCGCCGGCGGACGCCCTCGCCCACACCGTCCTCGACCAGCTCGTCGGGGAGTCCCAGCACCAGTCCGTCCGCACCTGGCTCACCTTCCTCGCCCAGAGCGCCACGACCTCGGTGGGCGAGCGGCTGGCGCGGGCGGGTGTGCTGCGCCGCCAGGAGAGCCGGCGGTTGCTGCGCACCAGCGTCTCGTACGTCCCGCTCGACCCCAACACGGCGGCCTGGCCCGCCACCCGGCTACGGGTGCTGCTGGAGCGGTCGGAGCCCGCGCCGACCCTCGCCGACGCGCTGCTGCTCGGCCTCGTCACCGCCGCGGGCCTGAGTCGCGAGGTGCTGTGGTCCGCCGGCCCCCGGGCCCACCACCGGCTCTCCGCGCTCGTGGCCGCCCTGCCACCACCGCTGAAGGAGTTGGTCGCGCACACCGAGGCCGCGGTCGGCGCCGCGGTGCTGCGCGGCGTCCCCTGA
- a CDS encoding helix-turn-helix transcriptional regulator, which translates to MTASPTVRRRRIARELRQLRERAGMTLDVAARQLDMSKSNLSRIENAQIGIKPRDVRAALALYQVTGADAEALIDIARGAQQRGWWQNYSDVLPEWFEFYVGLEAEAATLRTYEAEAVPGLLQTEAYAREVFRRTAGEEGLERKVAARLRRQEVLRRDDPVELSVVLNEAVLCRPVGGRAVMADQLAHIAKVAQLPNVTVQVLPFSAGGHPAMSAPYVVLTFADAADAAVVYLENLTTGLALEEAGHVAGYSLVHEELRRLALRPEASQARLTEASRNFA; encoded by the coding sequence GTGACCGCGAGCCCGACCGTCCGCCGCCGCCGCATCGCCCGGGAACTCCGCCAGCTCCGCGAACGGGCCGGCATGACCCTGGATGTCGCCGCCCGGCAGCTGGACATGTCCAAGAGCAACCTGTCCCGCATCGAGAACGCCCAGATCGGCATCAAGCCGCGCGACGTGCGCGCCGCCCTGGCCCTGTACCAGGTGACCGGCGCGGACGCCGAGGCGCTGATCGACATCGCCCGCGGCGCCCAGCAGCGGGGCTGGTGGCAGAACTACAGCGACGTGCTGCCGGAGTGGTTCGAGTTCTACGTCGGACTGGAGGCGGAGGCGGCGACGCTGCGCACGTACGAGGCCGAGGCGGTGCCGGGCCTGCTCCAGACCGAGGCGTACGCGCGGGAGGTCTTCCGGCGCACCGCCGGCGAGGAGGGCCTCGAACGGAAGGTCGCCGCGCGCCTGCGCCGCCAGGAGGTGCTGCGCCGGGACGACCCCGTGGAGCTGTCGGTGGTGCTCAACGAGGCGGTGCTGTGCCGCCCGGTCGGCGGCCGCGCCGTGATGGCCGACCAGTTGGCGCACATCGCGAAGGTGGCTCAACTACCGAACGTCACCGTCCAGGTACTACCGTTCTCCGCTGGCGGGCACCCCGCGATGAGCGCGCCGTACGTCGTCCTGACGTTCGCCGACGCGGCCGACGCCGCCGTGGTCTACCTGGAGAATCTCACGACGGGCCTGGCTCTGGAGGAGGCCGGGCACGTCGCCGGGTATAGCCTGGTGCACGAGGAGCTGCGCCGGTTGGCGCTTCGTCCGGAGGCGTCCCAGGCACGTCTGACGGAGGCTTCTCGTAACTTTGCGTGA
- a CDS encoding DUF397 domain-containing protein: protein MTALDGAKWRISSRSVGNGNCVEVATVDGRIAVRDSKDRPGPVLAFPPAAWRAFVSGVDRVRAG, encoded by the coding sequence ATGACCGCGCTCGACGGGGCGAAGTGGCGCATCAGCAGCCGCAGTGTGGGTAACGGCAACTGCGTCGAGGTGGCCACGGTGGACGGTCGGATCGCGGTCCGGGACAGCAAGGACCGGCCGGGGCCGGTGCTGGCGTTCCCGCCAGCGGCCTGGCGGGCCTTCGTCTCCGGGGTCGACCGGGTACGCGCCGGCTGA
- the hrpB gene encoding ATP-dependent helicase HrpB produces the protein MLSDVPLDLPVRPALPALVGALRSTGTGVLVAPPGTGKTTLVPLAVADEVSGRVLVAQPRRVAARAAAHRMAALLGEQVGERIGYAVRGERRAGPGTRVEVVTTGLLVRRLHRDPELAGTDAVLLDEIHERHLDADLALAFAVEARAALRPDLWLLGMSATPDTDRVAALLGGDAPAPVVRASSALHPVTRIWAPPPRPVAPPGAGRVDPALLDHVAATVRRALREHDGDVLVFLPGVGEVAAVAGRLADLRTDVEVRSLHGRQRAADQDAALRPSPRRRVVLATAVAESSLTVPGVRVVVDAGLARVARTDLARGLGALVTVPVSRATATQRAGRAGREAPGHVYRCWSAATHERLAAQPEPEIATADLTGFALDLAAWGAPDGRGLALPDAPPPAALTVARDTLTTLGALDRDGRITDRGRTIATTGAHPRLARALLDGAVRVGADRAAEIVALLAEETVAGPGDDLTAAWRRLRTGADADATARWRAEVRRLRAALPAAARPTAGGAAARRGDHLPDDLAAGLVVGLAHPERLARARRPGGSAYLMTGGTAAELAPGSALAGSAWLAVAVADRSPGAPAARIRLAAPVDEATAREAGGPLLATAREVAWSGTDVVAREVVRLGALDLVERPLARPDPQEVATALLDGLRRTGLDLLTWTSAARALRERLAFCRAALGDEWPAVDDDALLGAAPVWLGPELTSARRRADLARVDVTAALRRLLPWPLAGRLDELAPERIAVPSGSRVRVDYTDPAAPVLAVKLQETFGWREAPRVAGGRVPVLLHLLSPAGRPVAVTGDLASFWRSGYPQVRAELRGRYPRHPWPEDPTAAEPTRHTTPRRR, from the coding sequence GTGCTCTCCGACGTCCCGCTCGACCTGCCGGTTCGCCCGGCGCTGCCGGCGCTCGTCGGGGCACTGCGTAGCACCGGCACCGGTGTGCTGGTGGCGCCGCCCGGCACCGGCAAGACGACCCTGGTGCCGCTCGCCGTGGCCGACGAGGTGTCCGGCCGGGTGCTGGTGGCCCAGCCGCGCCGGGTCGCCGCCCGCGCGGCCGCGCACCGGATGGCCGCGCTGCTCGGCGAGCAGGTGGGCGAGCGCATCGGGTACGCCGTGCGCGGGGAACGGCGGGCCGGCCCGGGTACCCGGGTCGAGGTGGTCACCACCGGGCTGCTGGTCCGCCGGCTGCACCGCGACCCGGAGCTGGCCGGCACCGACGCCGTTCTGCTCGACGAGATCCACGAACGCCACCTCGACGCCGACCTGGCGCTCGCCTTCGCGGTGGAGGCCCGCGCCGCGCTCCGCCCCGACCTGTGGTTGCTCGGCATGTCGGCGACCCCCGACACGGACCGGGTGGCCGCGCTGCTCGGCGGCGACGCGCCCGCGCCCGTGGTGCGGGCCTCCTCGGCCCTGCATCCGGTGACCCGGATCTGGGCCCCGCCGCCCCGACCGGTCGCCCCGCCCGGTGCCGGCCGGGTCGACCCGGCGCTGCTCGACCACGTCGCCGCCACGGTCCGGCGCGCGCTGCGCGAGCACGACGGTGACGTGCTGGTGTTCCTGCCCGGTGTGGGCGAGGTCGCCGCCGTGGCGGGCCGCCTCGCCGACCTGCGTACCGACGTGGAGGTGCGTTCGCTGCACGGCCGGCAGCGGGCGGCCGACCAGGACGCCGCCCTGCGTCCGTCGCCGCGGCGGCGGGTGGTGCTGGCGACCGCGGTGGCCGAGAGCAGCCTGACCGTCCCGGGCGTACGGGTGGTGGTCGACGCCGGGCTGGCCCGGGTGGCCCGGACGGACCTGGCCCGGGGACTGGGCGCGCTGGTGACCGTGCCGGTGTCGCGGGCAACCGCCACGCAGCGCGCCGGGCGGGCCGGCCGGGAGGCGCCCGGTCACGTCTACCGCTGCTGGTCGGCGGCGACGCACGAACGGCTGGCCGCGCAGCCCGAGCCGGAGATCGCGACGGCCGACCTGACCGGGTTCGCGCTCGACCTCGCCGCCTGGGGCGCGCCCGACGGCCGCGGGCTGGCGCTGCCCGATGCCCCGCCGCCCGCCGCCCTCACCGTGGCGCGGGACACCCTCACCACGCTCGGCGCGCTCGACCGGGACGGCCGGATCACCGACCGGGGCCGGACGATCGCCACGACCGGCGCCCACCCCCGGCTGGCCCGGGCGCTGCTCGACGGGGCGGTCCGGGTGGGCGCGGACCGGGCCGCCGAGATCGTCGCGCTGCTCGCCGAGGAGACCGTGGCCGGTCCCGGCGACGATCTGACCGCCGCGTGGCGCCGGCTCCGCACGGGCGCCGACGCCGACGCCACGGCCCGCTGGCGAGCGGAGGTACGCCGCCTGCGCGCCGCCCTGCCGGCAGCCGCCCGGCCGACGGCGGGCGGGGCGGCGGCCCGTCGGGGCGACCACCTGCCCGACGATCTGGCGGCCGGTCTGGTGGTCGGTCTCGCCCACCCGGAGCGGCTGGCCCGGGCGCGACGGCCGGGCGGCTCGGCATACCTGATGACCGGCGGGACCGCGGCGGAGCTGGCGCCCGGGTCGGCGCTGGCGGGGTCGGCGTGGCTGGCGGTCGCGGTGGCCGACCGCTCCCCCGGCGCGCCGGCCGCGCGGATCCGGCTGGCCGCCCCGGTGGACGAGGCCACCGCCCGGGAGGCGGGCGGGCCGCTGCTGGCGACGGCGCGCGAGGTGGCCTGGTCGGGGACGGACGTGGTGGCCCGCGAGGTGGTCCGGCTGGGTGCGCTCGACCTGGTCGAGCGCCCGCTGGCCCGCCCCGACCCGCAGGAGGTGGCCACCGCCCTGCTGGACGGGCTGCGCCGCACCGGCCTGGACCTGCTGACCTGGACGTCGGCGGCACGGGCCCTGCGCGAGCGGCTGGCCTTCTGCCGCGCCGCGCTCGGGGACGAGTGGCCCGCCGTGGACGACGACGCGCTGCTCGGCGCCGCGCCGGTCTGGCTCGGGCCGGAGCTGACCAGTGCCCGCCGCCGGGCCGACCTGGCCCGGGTCGACGTCACCGCCGCGCTGCGCCGGCTGCTTCCCTGGCCGCTCGCCGGCCGCCTCGACGAGCTGGCACCCGAGCGGATCGCCGTGCCGAGCGGCTCGCGGGTGCGGGTCGACTACACCGACCCGGCGGCTCCGGTGCTGGCGGTGAAGCTCCAGGAGACGTTCGGCTGGCGGGAGGCGCCCCGGGTCGCCGGTGGGCGCGTACCGGTGCTGCTGCACCTGCTCTCCCCGGCCGGGCGGCCGGTCGCGGTCACCGGCGACCTGGCGTCCTTCTGGCGGTCCGGCTATCCGCAGGTGCGGGCGGAGCTGCGCGGGCGCTACCCGCGCCACCCGTGGCCGGAGGACCCGACGGCGGCCGAACCGACCCGGCACACCACCCCGCGGCGACGCTGA
- a CDS encoding PP2C family serine/threonine-protein phosphatase, which produces MTLKLRSFGTSDRGLIRSGNQDALYAGTWLVAVADGMGGMAAGDLASAIAINSVGPLDAETPEDALVAALQSGIQLTTARIRQAVSEDPERQGMGTTLTALLFARTGSCLALAHVGDSRAYLFREGVLKQITRDDTFVQMLVDQGVITPDQASSHPRRAVVTQALQGDEVSPTYATMVPWAGDRWLLCSDGLSNVVRPDTLAEVLGGYPDRAECGRKLIDLALHAGGPDNVTVIVADVVEE; this is translated from the coding sequence ATGACCCTGAAGCTGCGTTCGTTCGGCACGAGCGACCGTGGGCTGATCCGCAGCGGGAACCAGGACGCCCTCTACGCCGGCACCTGGCTCGTCGCCGTCGCCGACGGGATGGGCGGCATGGCGGCCGGCGACCTGGCCAGCGCCATCGCGATCAACTCGGTCGGTCCGCTGGACGCGGAGACTCCGGAGGACGCGCTGGTCGCCGCGTTGCAGAGCGGCATCCAGCTGACCACCGCCCGGATCCGGCAGGCCGTCAGCGAGGACCCGGAGCGGCAGGGCATGGGGACCACGCTGACCGCGCTCCTGTTCGCCCGGACGGGCAGCTGCCTGGCGCTCGCCCACGTCGGCGACTCGCGGGCCTACCTCTTCCGGGAGGGCGTGCTCAAGCAGATCACCCGGGACGACACGTTCGTGCAGATGCTCGTCGACCAGGGCGTGATCACCCCGGACCAGGCGAGCAGCCACCCCCGGCGGGCGGTCGTCACGCAGGCGTTACAGGGCGACGAGGTCTCCCCGACGTACGCCACGATGGTGCCCTGGGCCGGGGACCGTTGGCTGCTCTGCAGCGACGGCCTGTCCAACGTGGTCCGGCCCGACACCCTCGCCGAGGTGCTCGGCGGGTACCCGGACCGGGCCGAGTGCGGCCGCAAGCTGATCGACCTGGCGCTGCACGCCGGCGGCCCGGACAACGTCACCGTCATCGTCGCCGACGTGGTGGAGGAGTGA
- a CDS encoding glycoside hydrolase family 9 protein, with the protein MTPSRRRLALLAAAATVALTGAAAGPAQAEPPPDAPEQLDNGDFSAGVSPWFSYGTGTLGVTDGRLCTTVPGGLANPWDAGIGQDGVPLVAGAEYTLGFDVSATPGTAVKAVLQLGSAPYTTYASVDATATGTPARVQKTFTVSDENPAAQLIFQVGGSAAEQTVCLDNVSLRGGNPPEPYVPDTGPRVRVNQVGYLPGGPKHATLVTDATETLPWQLRAASGDVVASGDTTPRGVDAASGQNVHTIDFSAYRAPTAGLTLTADGETSHPFDVSGALYDRLRSDAVQFFYAQRSGITIDGDLLGEEYARPAGHVGVAPNQGDTEVPCQPGVCDYTLDVRGGWYDAGDHGKYVVNGGIATYQLLSTFERTKTAATADGGAALGDNTLRVPERGNGVPDILDEARWELEFLLRMQVPAGKPLAGMAHHKIHDRQWTGLPLQPQDDPQPRELHPPSTAATLNLAAVAAQCARLFAPYDAAFAGRCLTAAKTAYAAAEANPDRYASPTDSTGGGAYDDTDVTDEFYWAAAELYLTTGAAAYLADVTASPHHTGDVFDARGFGWQGVAALGRLDLATVPSGLPAAERSRIRASVTAAADAHLAEIGRQAYGLPLPGDAGSYFWGGNSNVVNNAVVLATAFDLTGDTTYRDGAVQAMDYILGRNALNISYVTGWGEHAAENQHSRIFAHQLDPDLPKPPVGSLAGGPNAALQDPFAAQLLAGCKPMFCYVDDINSYATNEVAINWNSALTWIASFLADQGDAGAVPPASCAVTYTTHGSWPGGFTTQVTVRNTGTAAVDGWRLRFAFTVDQKVGHAWSAKVTQSGATVTATDQSWNARIKPGGSVTFGFNGSTGSGANPTPSLFTLNGRPCTS; encoded by the coding sequence GTGACGCCATCCCGACGCCGCCTCGCCCTGCTCGCCGCGGCGGCCACCGTGGCGCTGACCGGCGCCGCCGCCGGTCCCGCCCAGGCCGAACCACCACCCGACGCCCCCGAACAGCTCGACAACGGCGACTTCAGCGCCGGCGTGTCACCCTGGTTCTCGTACGGCACCGGCACGCTCGGCGTCACCGACGGCCGGCTCTGCACCACCGTCCCCGGCGGTCTGGCCAACCCGTGGGACGCCGGCATCGGCCAGGACGGCGTGCCGCTGGTCGCCGGCGCCGAGTACACGCTCGGGTTCGACGTCTCCGCCACGCCCGGCACGGCGGTCAAGGCCGTCCTGCAGCTGGGCAGCGCCCCCTACACCACGTACGCCAGCGTGGACGCCACCGCGACCGGCACCCCCGCCCGGGTGCAGAAGACGTTCACCGTGTCGGACGAGAACCCCGCCGCCCAGCTGATCTTCCAGGTCGGCGGCAGCGCCGCCGAGCAGACCGTCTGCCTCGACAACGTCTCGCTGCGCGGCGGGAACCCGCCCGAGCCGTACGTGCCGGACACCGGACCCCGCGTCCGCGTCAACCAGGTCGGCTACCTGCCCGGCGGGCCGAAGCACGCCACGCTCGTCACCGACGCCACCGAAACGCTGCCGTGGCAGCTCCGCGCCGCCTCCGGCGACGTGGTGGCCAGCGGCGACACCACCCCACGCGGGGTCGACGCCGCCTCCGGGCAGAACGTGCACACGATCGACTTCTCCGCGTACCGGGCGCCGACCGCCGGCCTGACGCTGACCGCCGACGGGGAGACCAGCCACCCGTTCGACGTCTCGGGCGCCCTGTACGACCGGCTTCGCTCCGACGCCGTCCAGTTCTTCTACGCCCAGCGCAGCGGCATCACCATCGACGGCGACCTGCTCGGCGAGGAGTACGCCCGCCCCGCCGGGCACGTCGGCGTCGCCCCGAACCAGGGCGACACCGAGGTGCCCTGCCAGCCGGGCGTCTGCGACTACACCCTCGACGTGCGCGGCGGCTGGTACGACGCCGGCGACCACGGCAAGTACGTGGTCAACGGCGGTATCGCCACGTACCAGCTGCTGAGCACGTTCGAGCGGACCAAGACGGCGGCCACCGCGGACGGCGGCGCGGCGCTCGGCGACAACACCCTGCGGGTGCCGGAGCGCGGCAACGGGGTGCCGGACATCCTCGACGAGGCCCGCTGGGAGCTGGAGTTCCTGCTGCGCATGCAGGTCCCGGCCGGGAAGCCGCTCGCCGGGATGGCCCACCACAAGATCCACGACCGGCAGTGGACCGGGTTGCCGCTGCAACCCCAGGACGACCCGCAGCCGCGCGAGCTGCACCCGCCGTCGACCGCGGCCACCCTCAACCTGGCCGCCGTCGCCGCGCAGTGCGCGCGCCTCTTCGCCCCGTACGACGCGGCCTTCGCGGGCCGCTGCCTTACGGCCGCGAAGACGGCCTACGCCGCCGCCGAGGCCAACCCCGACCGGTACGCGAGCCCGACCGACAGCACCGGCGGCGGGGCGTACGACGACACCGACGTCACCGACGAGTTCTACTGGGCCGCGGCCGAGCTGTACCTGACCACCGGCGCGGCGGCGTACCTGGCCGACGTGACCGCGTCCCCGCACCACACCGGGGACGTGTTCGACGCCCGTGGCTTCGGCTGGCAGGGGGTGGCCGCACTCGGCCGGCTCGACCTGGCCACCGTGCCGAGCGGGCTGCCGGCAGCCGAACGGTCCCGGATCCGCGCCTCGGTCACCGCCGCCGCCGACGCCCACCTCGCCGAGATCGGCCGGCAGGCGTACGGGCTGCCGCTGCCCGGGGACGCCGGCAGCTACTTCTGGGGCGGCAACAGCAACGTCGTCAACAACGCCGTCGTGCTGGCGACCGCGTTCGACCTGACCGGCGACACCACCTACCGCGACGGCGCGGTGCAGGCGATGGACTACATCCTCGGCCGCAACGCCCTCAACATCTCGTACGTGACCGGGTGGGGCGAGCACGCGGCGGAGAACCAGCACAGCCGGATCTTCGCCCACCAACTCGACCCGGACCTGCCGAAGCCGCCCGTCGGCTCCCTCGCCGGCGGGCCGAACGCCGCCCTGCAGGACCCGTTCGCCGCGCAGCTGCTCGCCGGCTGCAAGCCGATGTTCTGCTACGTCGACGACATCAACTCGTACGCCACGAACGAGGTCGCGATCAACTGGAACTCGGCGCTGACCTGGATCGCGTCGTTCCTGGCCGACCAGGGCGACGCCGGTGCGGTGCCGCCGGCGAGCTGCGCGGTCACGTACACCACGCACGGCAGCTGGCCGGGCGGGTTCACCACCCAGGTGACCGTCCGCAACACCGGCACGGCGGCGGTCGACGGCTGGCGCCTCCGGTTCGCCTTCACCGTCGACCAAAAGGTCGGCCATGCGTGGTCGGCGAAGGTCACCCAGTCCGGGGCGACGGTCACGGCGACGGACCAGTCGTGGAACGCGCGGATCAAGCCGGGCGGCTCGGTGACCTTCGGCTTCAACGGCAGCACCGGCAGCGGCGCCAACCCGACGCCGAGCCTGTTCACCCTGAACGGCAGACCCTGCACGTCCTGA
- a CDS encoding GNAT family N-acetyltransferase, whose protein sequence is MTPEVRTARPDDAPAVTALIGELGYPAETGEVHRRLATLPPGHVVLVSVEGEQVTGWLHARHGTSLVHGDRLEIVGLVVAADRRGAGEGGSLLVAAEEWARDRGLTAAQVLSGSERNAAHAFYRGRGFRAVKTEQVFVKSLVGER, encoded by the coding sequence ATGACGCCCGAGGTTCGTACGGCGCGACCCGACGACGCGCCGGCGGTCACCGCCCTCATCGGCGAACTCGGCTACCCGGCGGAGACCGGCGAGGTCCACCGCCGGCTCGCCACCCTGCCGCCCGGGCATGTCGTGCTCGTGTCGGTCGAGGGGGAGCAGGTGACCGGCTGGCTGCACGCCCGGCACGGCACGAGCCTGGTGCACGGTGACCGGCTCGAGATCGTCGGCCTGGTCGTCGCCGCTGACCGGCGGGGGGCCGGTGAGGGCGGCTCGCTGCTGGTCGCCGCCGAGGAGTGGGCGCGCGACCGGGGGCTCACGGCCGCGCAGGTGCTCTCCGGCAGCGAACGGAACGCGGCACACGCCTTCTACCGGGGGCGCGGGTTCCGCGCGGTCAAGACCGAGCAGGTCTTCGTGAAGTCGCTCGTCGGGGAGCGATGA
- a CDS encoding MFS transporter, translated as MSTLLPVPPPGALRTLSAATLANTVGTGLWVTGSALYLTRVVGISPSTVGVGLTVAGLVGLAASVPLGGLADRRDPRTLRAALQVLQAGVAGAYLLVDSVAVFLVVAVLDALLVSGNLAVRAALIAAVAGPDGRVHAFATLRAVANVGIAVGTALAGLALAADTREGYDLLVVGNAATYLLSAALLMRLPAGPPRPVTGPRRPGRPLRDLPFLAVSGASAVLSLHWVVLTLVLPLWVVGRTGAPPVTVSAVLLVNTVLTVLLAVRLGRGVNQAGPAATRMRHAGLVLAATTPLYAATAGLPLPLAVGLLLTTTVGYTIGDLWHGTAGAGLAYDLAAPDAVGAYQGVDGLLSGLARAIGPALLTVVVLGGGTAGWLGLGVLFAVTGLAVPALTRRALADRRAPATPGPAPP; from the coding sequence ATGTCGACACTCCTTCCGGTGCCACCGCCCGGCGCGCTGCGCACGCTGTCGGCGGCCACGCTCGCCAACACGGTCGGCACCGGCCTCTGGGTGACCGGCTCGGCGCTGTACCTGACCCGAGTGGTCGGGATAAGCCCGTCGACCGTCGGCGTCGGGCTCACCGTCGCCGGACTGGTCGGGCTCGCCGCCAGCGTTCCGCTCGGTGGCCTCGCCGACCGGCGTGACCCGCGGACGCTGCGCGCCGCGCTCCAGGTGCTGCAGGCCGGGGTCGCCGGGGCGTACCTGCTGGTCGACTCCGTCGCGGTCTTCCTCGTGGTGGCCGTGCTGGACGCGCTCCTGGTCTCCGGCAACCTCGCCGTCCGCGCCGCCCTGATCGCCGCCGTGGCCGGGCCGGACGGGCGGGTGCACGCCTTCGCCACCCTGCGCGCGGTCGCCAACGTGGGGATCGCCGTCGGCACCGCGCTGGCCGGGCTCGCGCTCGCCGCGGACACCCGCGAGGGGTACGACCTGCTGGTGGTCGGCAACGCCGCCACGTACCTGCTCTCCGCGGCGCTGCTCATGCGGCTGCCCGCCGGCCCGCCGAGGCCGGTGACCGGGCCGCGACGGCCGGGACGGCCCCTGCGCGACCTGCCCTTCCTCGCGGTGAGCGGGGCGTCGGCGGTGTTGTCCCTGCACTGGGTGGTGCTCACTCTGGTGCTGCCGTTGTGGGTGGTCGGGCGTACCGGCGCACCGCCGGTCACGGTGTCGGCGGTGCTGCTGGTGAACACCGTGCTCACCGTGCTGCTGGCGGTACGGCTCGGCCGGGGCGTGAACCAGGCCGGTCCGGCGGCGACCAGGATGCGTCACGCCGGGCTCGTGCTGGCGGCGACCACGCCGCTGTACGCCGCCACGGCCGGCCTGCCCCTGCCGTTGGCGGTGGGGCTGCTGCTGACCACCACCGTCGGGTACACGATCGGGGACCTGTGGCACGGCACGGCCGGTGCCGGGCTCGCCTACGACCTCGCGGCGCCGGACGCGGTCGGGGCCTACCAGGGCGTGGACGGCCTGCTCTCCGGGCTGGCCCGCGCGATCGGTCCGGCCCTGCTGACGGTCGTGGTGCTCGGCGGCGGCACGGCCGGCTGGTTGGGCCTGGGTGTGCTGTTCGCGGTCACCGGTCTCGCCGTGCCGGCGCTGACCCGGCGCGCCCTCGCCGATCGCCGCGCGCCCGCGACGCCCGGCCCCGCACCACCCTGA
- a CDS encoding GNAT family N-acetyltransferase yields MTDDLSLRPGGPADVNAVLRLLDDATAWLVARGRTGQWGSEPASTDPRRTAQADAWANGDGLWLAQLGQRPVGALVVGSATDYVPPATEPELYVNLLVTDRAHAGHGIGGRLLAHAADLARERGVDLLRVDCYAGSDGALVRWYERQGFTRTEPFTVKRPGREPWPGQVLARRLG; encoded by the coding sequence GTGACCGATGATCTCTCCTTGCGGCCCGGCGGGCCGGCGGACGTCAACGCCGTGCTGCGGTTGCTCGACGACGCGACCGCCTGGCTGGTCGCCCGGGGGCGCACCGGCCAGTGGGGCAGCGAACCCGCGTCGACCGACCCCCGCCGCACGGCCCAGGCCGACGCGTGGGCGAACGGCGACGGGCTGTGGCTGGCGCAGCTCGGCCAACGCCCCGTCGGCGCGCTGGTCGTCGGCTCGGCCACCGACTACGTGCCACCCGCCACGGAACCGGAGCTGTACGTGAACCTGCTGGTCACCGACCGCGCGCACGCCGGGCACGGGATCGGTGGCCGGCTGCTCGCGCACGCGGCGGACCTGGCCCGCGAGCGTGGCGTCGACCTGCTGCGGGTCGACTGCTACGCCGGTAGCGACGGCGCGCTGGTGCGCTGGTACGAGCGGCAGGGCTTCACCCGCACTGAGCCGTTCACCGTCAAGCGGCCGGGCCGGGAGCCCTGGCCGGGTCAGGTCCTGGCGCGGCGGCTGGGCTGA
- a CDS encoding TIGR03885 family FMN-dependent LLM class oxidoreductase yields the protein MTVFGFHASHEQIHPRALLDAVVHAERAGFGAAMSSDHFSPWSARQGHSGFAWSWLGAALQATNLSFGVVNAPGQRYHPAIIAQAVGTLAAMYPGRFWAALGTGEASNEHITGDGWPRKDVRAARLRECVDVIRALLAGEEVSHDGLVRVDRARLWTRPEEPPALVGAAVSVETARWCAEWADGLITVNAPADHLRRMIDAYRDAGGRGPLHLQVHVSWAPEQAEAEAIAYDQWRSNVFAPPVCWDLEMVDHFDVVSADVPMAKVHEVVNVSADLGRHVGWLAEYVDLGFDQIALHHVGQEQRAFIDAFGAEVLPKLRTAG from the coding sequence ATGACGGTGTTCGGGTTCCACGCGTCCCACGAGCAGATCCACCCCCGCGCCCTCCTGGACGCGGTGGTCCACGCCGAGCGGGCCGGGTTCGGCGCGGCGATGTCCTCGGACCACTTCTCCCCGTGGAGCGCCCGCCAGGGCCACTCCGGGTTCGCCTGGTCCTGGCTCGGCGCCGCCCTCCAGGCCACCAACCTGTCCTTCGGCGTGGTCAACGCGCCCGGCCAGCGGTACCACCCGGCCATCATCGCCCAGGCCGTCGGCACCCTCGCCGCCATGTACCCGGGTCGGTTCTGGGCCGCCCTCGGCACCGGCGAGGCGAGCAACGAGCACATCACCGGCGACGGTTGGCCGCGCAAGGACGTCCGCGCCGCGCGGCTGCGCGAATGCGTCGACGTGATCCGCGCGCTGCTCGCCGGCGAGGAGGTCAGCCACGACGGCCTGGTCCGGGTGGACCGGGCGCGGTTGTGGACCCGGCCGGAGGAGCCCCCGGCGCTGGTCGGCGCGGCGGTCAGCGTCGAGACCGCGCGCTGGTGCGCGGAGTGGGCCGACGGGCTGATCACCGTCAACGCGCCGGCCGACCACCTGCGGCGCATGATCGACGCGTACCGGGACGCCGGCGGGCGCGGTCCCCTGCACCTCCAGGTGCACGTCAGCTGGGCGCCCGAGCAGGCCGAGGCCGAGGCGATCGCGTACGACCAGTGGCGCAGCAACGTGTTCGCCCCGCCGGTCTGCTGGGACCTGGAGATGGTGGACCACTTCGACGTGGTGTCCGCCGACGTGCCGATGGCCAAGGTGCACGAGGTCGTCAACGTCTCCGCCGACCTGGGCCGGCACGTCGGCTGGCTGGCGGAGTACGTCGATCTCGGCTTCGACCAGATCGCCCTGCACCACGTGGGACAGGAACAGCGGGCGTTCATCGACGCCTTCGGCGCGGAGGTGCTGCCGAAGCTGCGTACCGCCGGCTGA